A part of Astyanax mexicanus isolate ESR-SI-001 chromosome 2, AstMex3_surface, whole genome shotgun sequence genomic DNA contains:
- the LOC103037539 gene encoding protein FAM180A, with translation METTALVIFSLVLCHLSISAALHWRKALYPSAFRVKRGTPTLLNPSIQKTVEDTNLVYEALWSGLYVDAREGVLRMADEELASLRRLQSLEVVCEDVLPRTLSDIRRLCHQLEQHRGHLHKEDFERTVLTMVYTAQRLTQATAGHQRELWADTFLQLYKAIKGDLRAE, from the exons ATGGAGACGACAGCCCTCGTGATTTTCTCTTTGGTCCTCTGCCATCTGTCCatatctgctgctctgcactggaGGAAAG CACTGTACCCCTCTGCCTTCAGAGTAAAGAGAGGAACACCAACTCTACTTAACCCCTCCATCCAGAAAACTGTGGAGGACACCAACTTAGTCTATGAG GCCCTGTGGTCAGGGCTGTATGTGGATGCCAGGGAAGGTGTGCTACGCATGGCTGATGAGGAGTTAGCTTCTCTGAGGCGGCTGCAATCTCTGGAGGTGGTCTGCGAGGACGTCCTTCCCAGAACACTGTCAGACATCCGCCGCCTCTGCCACCAGCTGGAACAGCATCGGGGTCACCTACACAAGGAGGACTTTGAGCGAACTGTGCTCACCATGGTGTACACAGCTCAGAGACTCACACAGGCAACTGCAGGCCACCAGAGGGAGCTGTGGGCAGACACCTTTCTTCAGCTTTATAAAGCCATTAAAGGAGATCTAAGAGCAGAGTGA